One genomic region from Rubinisphaera margarita encodes:
- a CDS encoding 2-hydroxyacid dehydrogenase, which produces MSRPKVFVTRKFPAVGLERISSSFDADIWEGELPPSREELLKRIQGCSGVLTMLSEKVDDEFFDAAGDQLKVVSQYAVGYNNIDVESAKRRGIAVGNTPGALTNATADLAFALLIAAARRITEAHDYIHDGKWKAWEPLGHIGWDLEGQTVGIVGMGRIGQTFAKRCHGGWGMNVLYTARSPKPDAEQELAAKRVSFEELLEQSDFVSVHCDLNEETKGMFDAAAFKRMKSDAIFINTARGSIHVQPDLIDALKSGQIGAAGLDVTDPEPPSVDDEILHLPNCVVAPHIGSATRSTRDAMANIAVDNLEAGIAGKPLRCSVT; this is translated from the coding sequence ATGTCACGTCCTAAGGTTTTCGTCACGCGCAAGTTCCCGGCCGTCGGGCTGGAGCGGATCTCTTCGAGCTTTGATGCCGATATCTGGGAAGGCGAACTGCCTCCGTCCCGCGAGGAACTGCTGAAGCGAATCCAGGGCTGTTCCGGCGTGCTGACGATGCTGTCGGAGAAAGTCGATGACGAGTTCTTCGACGCCGCCGGCGATCAGCTCAAAGTCGTCAGTCAGTACGCGGTCGGATACAACAATATCGATGTTGAGAGCGCGAAACGACGGGGCATCGCGGTGGGCAACACGCCCGGAGCTCTCACCAACGCCACGGCCGATCTCGCATTCGCCCTGCTGATCGCGGCCGCCCGCCGGATCACCGAAGCTCACGACTATATTCACGACGGAAAATGGAAAGCTTGGGAGCCGCTGGGGCACATTGGTTGGGACCTGGAAGGGCAGACCGTCGGCATCGTCGGAATGGGCCGCATTGGCCAGACCTTCGCGAAACGGTGCCACGGTGGCTGGGGCATGAACGTTCTCTATACCGCTCGCAGTCCGAAACCTGACGCGGAACAGGAACTTGCGGCGAAACGAGTTTCTTTCGAGGAGCTGCTCGAACAGTCCGACTTCGTTTCGGTTCACTGTGATCTGAACGAAGAAACGAAGGGAATGTTCGATGCCGCCGCCTTCAAGCGGATGAAATCGGATGCAATCTTCATCAACACCGCCCGCGGCAGCATCCACGTGCAGCCCGACCTGATTGATGCGTTAAAATCGGGACAAATTGGCGCAGCTGGTCTGGATGTGACCGATCCTGAGCCTCCTTCCGTCGATGATGAGATTCTACATCTGCCGAACTGCGTCGTTGCTCCCCACATCGGCAGTGCGACGCGATCGACGCGGGACGCGATGGCCAATATCGCTGTCGATAACCTGGAGGCGGGCATCGCCGGCAAGCCGCTGCGGTGTTCGGTCACTTAA
- a CDS encoding inositol monophosphatase family protein: MADTERWQPMVERASLAARKAGEILQDWRERFTVSEKSRSNLVTEADFAAEKAIHETLSEAFPDHGYLGEEGLSENASTADYVWIIDPLDGTGNYVHGFPYYCVSIGLQYQGRMVVGVIYDPTRDELFTAAEGCGAWKNGKRLQVSGTTQLSQAMCVASLPVAGDPNHPALARFIRALPHAQTIQRLGSAEMNLAYLAAGHLDAFWSSTLKPWDMAAGIVLVQEAGGTLSNLTGGPIDIHACEILACSSSTLQTELVPILKQD; the protein is encoded by the coding sequence ATGGCCGACACGGAACGTTGGCAACCGATGGTCGAACGGGCCAGCCTGGCTGCCCGAAAGGCTGGCGAGATTCTGCAGGACTGGCGGGAACGTTTTACCGTTTCCGAGAAGAGTCGTTCCAATCTCGTGACTGAAGCCGATTTCGCCGCGGAGAAGGCGATCCACGAAACGCTGAGCGAAGCCTTTCCCGACCATGGATATCTCGGCGAAGAAGGCCTGAGCGAAAACGCGTCGACCGCGGATTACGTCTGGATCATCGATCCGCTCGATGGCACCGGGAATTACGTCCACGGATTTCCCTACTACTGCGTTTCGATCGGTCTGCAATATCAGGGGCGGATGGTCGTGGGGGTCATCTACGATCCGACACGGGACGAGCTTTTCACCGCGGCTGAAGGCTGCGGTGCGTGGAAGAACGGAAAACGCCTGCAGGTCAGTGGAACGACTCAGCTCTCGCAGGCGATGTGCGTGGCGAGTCTGCCGGTCGCCGGCGATCCGAATCATCCGGCTCTCGCGAGATTTATCCGGGCTTTGCCCCACGCCCAGACCATTCAGCGACTTGGGTCCGCGGAAATGAATCTGGCCTACCTCGCCGCTGGTCACCTGGACGCATTCTGGTCCTCGACGCTGAAGCCGTGGGACATGGCGGCTGGTATCGTCCTCGTGCAGGAAGCCGGGGGAACTCTGAGCAATCTGACCGGCGGGCCAATCGACATCCATGCCTGCGAAATTCTCGCCTGTTCGTCCAGCACACTGCAGACGGAGCTCGTACCAATATTAAAGCAGGACTGA